One genomic segment of Streptomyces sp. TLI_146 includes these proteins:
- a CDS encoding arylamine N-acetyltransferase encodes MTEAGNDGRGWSGDRLDLDAYLARIGYEGERTPTLGVLRALQRAHVTSIPFENGNAVLGKPVALDLETVQDRLVRGGRGGYCYEHVVLFASVLERLGFEFTALIGRVTLRNPKMLPATHALIAVRPADDDRLWLCDVGFGSGPLEPIEIRDGVEVDLDGWKFRVERRDGVLGIDEWWLHQRGEEGWMDRHTFTLLPQYPIDYAVGSHFVSTHSRSPFTARLFAQKFSATHHHRLDGATWTTFRPDGSFTERKIEPAELGRVLAEDFEIVVEKEELARLEQGLASA; translated from the coding sequence ATGACCGAGGCAGGAAACGACGGACGCGGCTGGTCGGGCGACCGGCTGGATCTGGACGCCTATCTGGCGCGTATCGGCTACGAGGGCGAGCGCACGCCGACACTCGGTGTGCTGCGCGCGCTGCAGCGGGCGCATGTGACCTCGATCCCGTTCGAGAACGGCAACGCCGTGCTGGGCAAGCCGGTCGCGCTGGATCTGGAGACGGTTCAGGACCGACTCGTGCGGGGCGGCAGGGGCGGCTACTGCTACGAGCACGTCGTGCTCTTCGCGAGCGTGCTGGAGCGCCTGGGCTTCGAGTTCACCGCCCTCATCGGACGTGTGACGCTCCGCAACCCCAAGATGCTGCCCGCGACCCACGCCCTCATCGCGGTGCGCCCGGCCGACGACGACCGGCTGTGGCTGTGCGACGTGGGCTTCGGCAGCGGGCCGCTGGAGCCCATCGAGATCCGCGACGGCGTCGAGGTGGACCTGGACGGCTGGAAGTTCCGCGTGGAGCGCAGGGACGGGGTGCTCGGCATCGACGAGTGGTGGCTGCACCAGCGCGGTGAGGAGGGCTGGATGGACCGGCACACCTTCACCCTGCTCCCGCAGTACCCCATCGACTACGCGGTCGGCAGCCACTTCGTGAGCACGCACAGCCGCTCGCCCTTCACGGCCCGCCTCTTCGCGCAGAAGTTCAGCGCCACCCACCACCACCGGCTGGACGGGGCCACCTGGACGACGTTCCGCCCCGACGGCTCCTTCACCGAGCGCAAGATCGAACCGGCCGAGCTGGGGCGCGTACTGGCGGAGGACTTCGAGATCGTCGTCGAGAAGGAAGAACTCGCGCGGCTGGAGCAGGGCCTCGCCTCGGCCTGA
- a CDS encoding DUF5997 family protein: MTSHQTAQTMKPATAAKKLGVYLEATPAEFQEGVVSRTELNALQADPPQWLQELRRNGPHPRPVVAAKLGVSIAGLARGGVTEALTTEQIDALKQDNPEWLQKERATQAEVRKEAVRIKEKNAQRAEESQDKRA; this comes from the coding sequence ATGACGTCGCACCAGACCGCCCAGACCATGAAGCCCGCGACCGCGGCGAAGAAGCTGGGTGTGTACCTCGAGGCCACCCCCGCAGAGTTCCAGGAGGGTGTTGTCTCGCGCACCGAGCTGAACGCGCTCCAGGCCGACCCGCCCCAGTGGCTCCAGGAGCTGCGCCGCAACGGCCCGCACCCCCGGCCGGTGGTCGCGGCGAAGCTCGGTGTCTCCATCGCGGGCCTGGCCCGCGGCGGTGTCACGGAGGCGCTCACCACCGAGCAGATCGACGCGCTGAAGCAGGACAACCCGGAGTGGCTGCAGAAGGAGCGCGCCACCCAGGCCGAGGTGCGCAAGGAAGCGGTCCGTATCAAGGAGAAGAACGCCCAGCGCGCCGAGGAGTCCCAGGACAAGCGCGCCTGA
- a CDS encoding LysR family substrate-binding domain-containing protein, which translates to MTGSEATPSFRLAYVPGVTPTKWVRIWNERLPDIPLTLVAVSTAEAFGVLRGGDADAGFVRLPVDAADLSAIPLYTETTVVVVPKDHAITAVEEVSAEDLADEIVLHPLDDTLDWERPPGQPAFERPATTADAVELVAAGIGLLVVPQSLARLHHRKDLTYRPVTGTPESRVALSWPEDRTTDLVEDFIGIVRGRTVNSSRGRAQTPAKSKAEPKAKRPDASAARRKPAAGKPAAKNQRTGSGTAKGGSKGSAKRGKPRGR; encoded by the coding sequence GTGACAGGCTCGGAAGCAACCCCCTCGTTCCGGCTCGCCTACGTCCCGGGCGTGACACCCACCAAGTGGGTGCGGATCTGGAACGAGCGGCTGCCCGACATCCCGCTGACCCTGGTCGCGGTCTCGACCGCGGAGGCGTTCGGCGTGCTACGCGGCGGTGACGCCGACGCCGGTTTCGTACGGCTGCCGGTCGACGCGGCCGACCTCAGCGCCATCCCGCTGTACACGGAGACGACCGTGGTCGTGGTCCCCAAGGACCACGCGATCACCGCGGTCGAGGAGGTGTCCGCCGAGGACCTGGCCGACGAGATCGTGCTGCACCCCCTCGACGACACCCTGGACTGGGAGCGTCCGCCCGGGCAGCCCGCGTTCGAGCGCCCCGCCACGACGGCCGACGCCGTCGAGCTGGTGGCGGCGGGCATCGGCCTGCTCGTCGTCCCGCAGTCGCTGGCCCGGCTGCACCACCGCAAGGACCTCACCTACCGGCCGGTGACGGGCACCCCGGAGTCGCGGGTCGCCCTGTCGTGGCCCGAGGACCGGACCACCGACTTGGTCGAGGACTTCATCGGGATCGTCCGCGGCCGTACCGTCAACAGCTCCCGCGGCCGCGCGCAGACCCCGGCCAAGAGCAAGGCCGAGCCGAAGGCGAAGCGGCCCGACGCGTCCGCCGCACGCCGCAAGCCCGCCGCGGGCAAGCCGGCCGCCAAGAACCAGCGGACCGGCTCCGGCACCGCGAAGGGCGGCTCGAAGGGCAGCGCCAAGCGCGGCAAGCCCCGCGGCCGCTAG
- a CDS encoding histone deacetylase, whose translation MSATRAVEQGPPADPAPQRVWYTSYGSNMLLDRLACYLTGGRPAGGTRAYPGCRDRSLPAASIPVELPGVVYFATRSPVWGGGRAFYDPDAEDRVLARAHLVSASQFADIAAQEMYREPGADLDLAEVLTRGRVTLGDGRYETLVCAGQVDGLPLLTFTAPWKVDDVLSTAPSAAYLRHLASGLLEAGAWDTDAVAAYVSSRPGAHPHWSEQAVRELLAP comes from the coding sequence GTGAGCGCCACGCGCGCCGTCGAGCAGGGCCCGCCGGCCGACCCGGCTCCGCAGCGGGTCTGGTACACCTCATACGGCTCGAACATGCTCCTGGACCGGCTCGCCTGCTATCTCACCGGCGGGCGCCCGGCCGGGGGGACCCGCGCCTACCCGGGCTGCCGGGACCGCAGTCTGCCGGCCGCGTCGATCCCCGTGGAGCTCCCGGGCGTCGTGTACTTCGCCACCCGGTCGCCGGTCTGGGGCGGCGGCCGGGCCTTCTACGACCCGGACGCCGAGGACCGCGTCCTGGCGCGCGCCCACCTCGTGTCGGCCTCCCAGTTCGCCGACATCGCCGCGCAGGAGATGTACCGGGAGCCGGGCGCCGACCTCGATCTGGCCGAGGTCCTGACGCGGGGGCGGGTGACGCTCGGCGACGGCCGCTACGAAACCCTCGTCTGCGCGGGGCAGGTGGACGGCCTTCCCCTGCTCACGTTCACGGCGCCGTGGAAGGTGGACGACGTCCTGTCGACGGCGCCGTCCGCCGCGTATCTGCGCCATCTGGCCTCGGGGCTGCTGGAGGCCGGGGCGTGGGACACGGACGCGGTGGCCGCGTATGTCTCCTCCCGCCCCGGGGCGCACCCCCATTGGTCCGAGCAGGCGGTACGGGAGCTGCTGGCGCCGTAA
- a CDS encoding GNAT family N-acetyltransferase, with product MPQLQRLHLDHAPALLEFERRNRAYFAASIPDRGEDYFAHFDARHAALLAEQAAGVCHFHVLMDEGGEVLGRVNLVDVADGSAELGYRIAEHAAGRGLATAGVREVCALAAAEYGLTGLRASTTLDNAASRAVLARTGFTPCGETELSGRPGLRFERSLAGEAGRRHP from the coding sequence ATGCCCCAGCTCCAGCGCCTCCACCTCGACCACGCTCCGGCACTCCTCGAGTTCGAGCGGCGGAACCGCGCCTACTTCGCCGCGTCGATCCCCGACCGGGGCGAGGACTACTTCGCCCACTTCGACGCGCGCCACGCCGCGTTGCTGGCCGAGCAGGCGGCGGGGGTGTGCCACTTCCACGTACTGATGGACGAGGGCGGCGAGGTGCTGGGGCGGGTCAACCTGGTCGACGTGGCGGACGGTTCGGCCGAGCTCGGCTACCGCATCGCCGAGCACGCCGCCGGGCGCGGACTGGCCACGGCGGGCGTCCGCGAGGTCTGCGCCCTGGCCGCGGCGGAGTACGGCCTGACCGGACTGCGGGCATCGACGACCCTCGACAACGCCGCCTCGCGAGCCGTCCTGGCGCGTACCGGATTCACCCCCTGCGGAGAGACGGAACTGAGCGGCCGCCCGGGCCTCCGCTTCGAGCGGAGCCTGGCCGGCGAGGCGGGACGGCGGCACCCGTGA
- a CDS encoding alpha/beta fold hydrolase, whose product MSTTSVLTPTATSATVTVADARVHYERTGSGPALVLVHGTGSGGAAINWGQTAPRFTADHTVITPDLSGTERTTDGGAPLTVEGLAAQVVAVIEDAAVGPVDLLGFSLGAPVCAAVAALRPDLVRRLILVAGWAHTDGDEYLRNLFTLWGQLGTSDPAAFGRAVAMTGFSRGFLNAIGREQVELLIPNMPPTPGTLRHVDLDSRIDIRHLLPRIQARTLVIGCAQDITVPVENSRALHTAIAGSAYAEIDAGHVAFFEKENEFVELVRDFTLAP is encoded by the coding sequence ATGTCCACCACCTCTGTCCTCACGCCCACCGCCACCTCCGCGACCGTGACCGTCGCCGACGCCCGGGTCCACTACGAGCGCACCGGCTCCGGCCCCGCCCTCGTCCTCGTCCACGGCACCGGCTCGGGCGGCGCGGCCATCAACTGGGGCCAAACAGCGCCCCGTTTCACCGCCGACCACACCGTCATCACGCCCGACCTCTCCGGCACCGAACGCACCACGGACGGCGGCGCACCGCTGACCGTGGAAGGCCTGGCCGCGCAGGTCGTCGCCGTCATCGAGGACGCCGCCGTCGGCCCGGTCGACCTGCTCGGCTTCTCGTTGGGCGCCCCGGTCTGCGCCGCCGTCGCCGCCCTGCGCCCCGACCTCGTACGCCGTCTGATCCTGGTCGCGGGCTGGGCCCACACCGACGGCGACGAGTACCTGCGCAACCTGTTCACCCTGTGGGGGCAGCTCGGCACGTCCGATCCGGCCGCGTTCGGGCGCGCCGTCGCCATGACGGGCTTCAGCCGGGGCTTCCTCAACGCCATCGGGCGCGAGCAGGTCGAGCTCCTCATCCCCAACATGCCGCCCACGCCCGGCACCCTGCGCCACGTCGACCTCGACTCCCGGATCGACATCCGCCACCTCCTGCCGCGCATCCAGGCCAGGACCCTGGTCATCGGCTGCGCCCAGGACATCACCGTCCCGGTCGAGAACAGCCGCGCCCTGCACACCGCGATCGCGGGCAGCGCGTACGCCGAAATCGACGCGGGGCACGTGGCGTTCTTCGAGAAGGAGAACGAATTCGTCGAGCTGGTGCGTGACTTCACGCTCGCGCCGTGA
- a CDS encoding helix-turn-helix transcriptional regulator translates to MIHMTIDRRELADFLRRSRERVSPRDAGLAEGSRRRTPGLRREEVAQLAGMSTDYYTRLEQARGPQPSPQILAALARALRLSDDERDHLHLLAGHRPPAVRSRDDEVGASLLHLLDRLPGTAAQVLSDLGDVLAQNDLARSLLGGVCTVSEHGRNVVWRWFADPAARDAYPAGEHAHYSRVHVADLRAAVGRRAGDPAAARLVERLRGASEEFAALWELHEVAVRRHSRMRVLHPVIGPLDLDCQVLLAPEGNQRLVLLTPPPGTDAADRLALLPAGQERLVG, encoded by the coding sequence ATGATCCACATGACGATCGACCGCCGTGAGCTCGCCGACTTCCTCCGCCGTTCGCGTGAGCGGGTGAGCCCGCGGGACGCGGGGCTCGCCGAGGGCTCCCGGCGCCGCACCCCGGGGCTGCGGCGCGAGGAGGTGGCCCAGCTCGCGGGCATGTCGACCGACTACTACACCCGCCTGGAACAGGCCCGCGGACCGCAGCCGTCGCCCCAGATCCTCGCCGCGCTCGCCCGCGCCCTGCGGCTCAGCGACGACGAGCGCGACCACCTCCACCTCCTGGCCGGACACCGCCCGCCCGCCGTGCGCAGCAGGGACGACGAGGTCGGCGCGAGCCTGCTGCACCTGCTCGACCGCCTCCCCGGTACCGCGGCCCAGGTCCTGAGCGACCTGGGTGACGTACTGGCCCAGAACGACCTGGCCCGCTCCCTGCTCGGCGGGGTGTGCACGGTCTCCGAACACGGGCGCAATGTGGTCTGGCGCTGGTTCGCCGACCCGGCGGCGCGGGACGCCTACCCGGCCGGGGAGCACGCCCACTACAGCCGGGTGCATGTCGCGGACCTGCGGGCCGCCGTGGGCCGCCGGGCGGGGGACCCGGCCGCGGCGCGGCTGGTGGAGCGGCTGCGCGGCGCCAGCGAGGAGTTCGCCGCCCTGTGGGAGCTGCACGAGGTCGCCGTCCGCCGGCACAGCCGGATGCGCGTGCTGCACCCGGTGATCGGCCCCCTCGACCTCGACTGCCAGGTGCTCCTCGCCCCGGAGGGCAACCAGCGGCTCGTCCTGCTCACCCCGCCGCCCGGCACGGACGCGGCCGATCGGCTCGCCCTGCTCCCGGCCGGGCAGGAGCGGCTGGTCGGGTGA
- a CDS encoding aromatic acid exporter family protein has product MPEFTDPLVHLARRRREPAVAQTLRSTAAAVISYVVALRLSSEPAPLTAPLTALLVVQVTLYTTLITGVRRVNSVVAGVLLAIGFSALVGLTWWSLGLIILAALVVGRFVKAGEFVPEVAISAMLVLGVTRVSATAWDRVLETLIGAGVGMLFNVLFVPPVWVESAGEAIVELAARMRALLIDLAEEVGGHTPVARAAARLHEARRLDHDIVQVDASLRQAEDSLRFNPRVREGLLSRVALRTGLDALEISAVVLRVVCRSVTDLAKERTEEHLFEPDTGIALRDVFEHLAQAVESFAVLITTQVRANAEEAENRFAAELAAARASRDRVAQLLLAQVRRDPRQWQLHGALLAEVDRILDELDVEKRSQRLVEELDRHSRERRERHPLLTRLQRGLRLRAPAD; this is encoded by the coding sequence GTGCCCGAGTTCACTGATCCCCTCGTCCATCTGGCGCGGCGCCGCCGGGAACCCGCGGTGGCGCAGACCCTGCGCTCCACGGCCGCCGCCGTCATCTCGTATGTGGTGGCGCTCCGGCTGAGCAGCGAACCCGCGCCGCTCACCGCGCCGCTGACGGCCCTGCTCGTCGTCCAGGTCACCCTCTACACCACGCTGATCACCGGGGTGCGACGGGTGAACTCCGTGGTGGCGGGGGTGCTGCTGGCCATCGGATTCAGCGCGCTGGTGGGTCTGACCTGGTGGAGCCTGGGGCTGATCATCCTGGCCGCGCTGGTGGTCGGACGCTTCGTGAAGGCCGGGGAGTTCGTCCCCGAGGTCGCGATCAGCGCGATGCTCGTGCTCGGGGTGACCCGGGTGTCGGCGACCGCGTGGGACCGCGTACTGGAGACGCTGATCGGCGCGGGCGTCGGCATGCTCTTCAACGTGCTGTTCGTGCCGCCGGTGTGGGTGGAGTCCGCGGGCGAGGCCATCGTGGAGCTCGCCGCCCGGATGCGCGCGCTCCTGATCGACCTGGCCGAGGAGGTCGGCGGCCACACCCCGGTCGCGCGGGCGGCGGCCCGCCTCCACGAGGCCCGCCGGCTCGACCACGACATCGTGCAGGTGGACGCCTCGCTGCGGCAGGCCGAGGACAGCCTCCGGTTCAACCCCCGGGTCAGGGAGGGGCTGCTGTCGCGGGTGGCGCTGCGCACCGGGCTCGACGCCCTGGAGATCTCGGCGGTGGTGCTGCGGGTGGTGTGCCGGTCGGTCACCGACCTCGCCAAGGAGCGCACCGAGGAGCACCTCTTCGAGCCGGATACCGGCATCGCCCTGCGGGACGTCTTCGAACACCTCGCCCAGGCCGTGGAGAGCTTCGCCGTACTGATCACCACGCAGGTCAGGGCCAACGCCGAGGAGGCGGAGAACCGCTTCGCGGCCGAGCTGGCGGCCGCCCGCGCGAGCCGCGACCGGGTCGCGCAACTGCTGCTCGCCCAGGTCCGGCGCGACCCCCGGCAGTGGCAGCTGCACGGCGCGCTGCTCGCGGAGGTCGACCGGATCCTGGACGAACTCGATGTGGAGAAGCGCTCGCAGCGCCTGGTGGAGGAGCTCGACCGGCACTCCCGGGAGCGCCGCGAGCGCCATCCGCTCCTCACCCGCCTCCAACGCGGCCTGCGGCTGCGGGCGCCGGCGGACTGA
- a CDS encoding peptidoglycan-binding protein, translating into MKTATSSPDGQLVDGGAGAVLLTAAGQVGVHEGRENGHWNNVQRYSDEVPGLRWSQGQAWCATFVSWVALRAGCATLFPRTASCATGVAWFRERRRFREYPAVGAQVFYGPGGSEHTGVVERYDGTHIYTIEGNTNVNGSSEGDGVYRRVRERKSSRVYGYGYPDYPGGIDSADPSWPPPAPLPHPDGLEPFPGAEWFRTAPRSPVVTAMGRRLVAEGVAVYEEGPGPQWTDADRRSYANFQRKIGYRGGDADGWPGPVSWTKLRVPRT; encoded by the coding sequence GTGAAGACAGCCACGTCATCGCCCGATGGGCAGCTCGTCGACGGAGGCGCCGGTGCGGTGCTGCTGACGGCCGCCGGGCAGGTAGGTGTCCACGAGGGACGCGAGAACGGCCACTGGAACAACGTGCAGCGCTACAGCGACGAGGTCCCGGGCCTCAGGTGGTCGCAGGGGCAGGCCTGGTGTGCCACCTTCGTCTCCTGGGTGGCCCTGCGGGCCGGGTGCGCGACCCTGTTCCCGCGCACCGCGTCGTGCGCGACGGGGGTCGCCTGGTTCCGCGAGCGCCGCCGCTTCCGCGAGTATCCGGCGGTGGGCGCCCAGGTGTTCTACGGCCCCGGCGGCTCCGAGCACACCGGCGTGGTCGAGCGGTACGACGGCACACACATCTACACCATCGAGGGCAACACCAACGTGAACGGCTCCTCCGAGGGCGACGGTGTGTACCGGCGCGTACGGGAGCGCAAGTCGAGCCGGGTGTACGGATACGGCTACCCGGACTACCCCGGTGGCATCGACTCCGCCGACCCGTCCTGGCCGCCGCCCGCTCCCCTGCCGCACCCGGACGGCCTGGAGCCGTTCCCCGGTGCCGAGTGGTTCCGCACCGCGCCGCGCAGCCCGGTCGTCACCGCGATGGGCCGCAGGCTGGTGGCCGAGGGTGTGGCGGTGTACGAGGAGGGGCCTGGCCCGCAGTGGACCGACGCCGACCGCAGGTCGTACGCGAACTTCCAGCGGAAGATCGGCTACCGGGGCGGCGACGCCGACGGCTGGCCGGGGCCGGTGTCCTGGACGAAACTGCGCGTACCGCGTACGTGA
- a CDS encoding tetratricopeptide repeat protein → MREATAHLWITGPTRAARRAAAAALPFPDPVSVDCHRGLRGPYTGAGELMRLLVPRTPERGPLPGGTRLSILAAAPELSALLGAPEPTLTSAAPPGERTRWYGHERTRRIANGLVDHLAAHPGPPLTLVFHEVHEADATDAEFLAIALRRLDPARVRIAVCSDDDTPGSSLAPATAAELRRRAEHRTAPAVPDTYTGEFVASDGTGEPDDVYRQLDPAARAKLHDSRADELEASPVWSWRLGAVPYHRARGSSPDAGRAACEAAVEYCLGMGYYTAALELTARLDDLLGPDAPWPARYRQLRQRGLCLALLDRPAEAEAAYYDVLARTTDPKVHTTVSYALSVLFTRLYDAPRKDHVRALAHINTAIAFIGQLPDAEDRAFHTAFMHNGKALVTMHLGDLPEALRMVDTALAAVEDGLPPGRHHLHKSVLHHNRAQLLARLGRGEEALEEYDRIVAQDPNHPEYRFDRAVLHHQQGRFREALADYAEVERISPPFAELHYNRGDLYGAAGEGDAAAEFARALELEPTRTDARIALAELWLDDDRGAEAAELAREGLALSPDDPPLLCVQGAALLALGTAEAALDSLDRAIALDASTPGAHANRASAHLALGHHEEALRDLTTALALSPEDPDLLHNRGYVHESAGQWARALDDYTRALELPGADRETLEERRSQCRERVSAQG, encoded by the coding sequence GTGCGTGAGGCGACGGCACACCTGTGGATCACCGGCCCGACCCGGGCCGCGCGCCGGGCGGCGGCCGCCGCGCTGCCCTTCCCCGACCCGGTGAGCGTGGACTGCCACCGAGGCCTGCGCGGCCCGTACACCGGCGCGGGCGAACTCATGCGGCTGCTGGTGCCGCGCACCCCCGAGCGGGGCCCGCTGCCCGGCGGCACCCGGCTCTCGATCCTCGCGGCCGCACCCGAACTCTCCGCCCTGCTCGGGGCGCCGGAGCCCACCCTCACCTCCGCCGCCCCGCCCGGCGAGCGCACCCGCTGGTACGGCCATGAGCGGACCCGGCGCATCGCCAACGGCCTGGTGGACCACCTCGCCGCCCACCCCGGTCCCCCGCTCACCCTCGTCTTCCACGAAGTCCACGAGGCCGACGCGACGGACGCTGAGTTCCTCGCCATCGCGCTGCGCCGGCTGGACCCCGCGCGCGTACGGATCGCGGTGTGCTCCGACGACGACACACCCGGCTCGTCCCTCGCCCCCGCCACGGCCGCCGAACTGCGCCGCCGCGCCGAGCACCGCACGGCCCCGGCCGTGCCCGACACGTACACCGGGGAGTTCGTCGCCAGCGACGGAACGGGCGAACCCGACGACGTCTACCGCCAGTTGGACCCCGCCGCCCGCGCCAAGCTCCACGACAGCCGCGCCGACGAGCTGGAGGCGTCCCCCGTGTGGTCGTGGCGGCTGGGCGCCGTCCCGTACCACCGGGCACGCGGCAGCTCACCCGACGCGGGGCGCGCGGCCTGTGAAGCCGCCGTCGAGTACTGCCTGGGCATGGGGTACTACACCGCAGCCCTGGAGCTGACCGCGCGGCTGGACGACCTCCTCGGGCCGGACGCGCCCTGGCCCGCCCGCTACCGCCAACTGCGCCAGCGGGGCCTGTGCCTGGCGCTCCTGGACCGCCCGGCCGAGGCGGAGGCCGCGTACTACGACGTGCTCGCGCGCACCACCGACCCCAAGGTGCACACCACCGTCAGCTACGCGCTCTCGGTCCTGTTCACCCGGCTCTACGACGCGCCCCGCAAGGACCACGTCCGGGCCCTCGCCCACATCAACACCGCCATCGCCTTCATCGGCCAGCTCCCCGATGCCGAGGACCGCGCCTTCCACACCGCCTTCATGCACAACGGGAAGGCGCTCGTCACCATGCACCTCGGCGATCTGCCCGAGGCGCTGCGCATGGTCGACACCGCCCTGGCGGCGGTCGAGGACGGTCTGCCGCCCGGCCGCCACCACCTGCACAAGTCGGTCCTGCACCACAACCGCGCCCAGCTCCTGGCCCGTCTCGGCCGGGGCGAGGAGGCCCTGGAGGAGTACGACCGGATCGTCGCGCAGGACCCGAACCACCCCGAGTACCGCTTCGACCGGGCCGTCCTCCACCACCAACAGGGGCGCTTCCGGGAGGCGTTGGCGGACTACGCGGAGGTGGAGCGGATCAGTCCGCCCTTCGCCGAGCTGCACTACAACCGGGGCGACCTCTACGGCGCGGCGGGCGAGGGCGACGCGGCGGCCGAGTTCGCGCGGGCGCTGGAGCTGGAGCCGACCCGTACGGACGCGCGGATCGCCCTCGCCGAGCTGTGGCTGGACGACGACCGCGGCGCCGAGGCCGCCGAACTGGCCCGCGAGGGGCTCGCCCTCTCCCCCGACGACCCGCCGCTGCTCTGCGTACAGGGGGCCGCCCTGCTCGCCCTGGGCACGGCCGAGGCGGCACTGGACAGCCTCGACCGGGCCATAGCGCTGGACGCCTCGACGCCCGGGGCGCACGCCAACCGTGCCTCCGCCCATCTCGCCCTCGGCCACCACGAGGAGGCGCTGCGGGACCTGACGACGGCGCTCGCCCTGTCGCCCGAGGACCCCGACCTCCTCCACAACCGCGGATACGTCCATGAGAGCGCCGGGCAGTGGGCGCGCGCCCTGGACGACTACACCCGCGCCCTGGAGCTGCCCGGCGCCGACCGCGAGACCCTGGAGGAGCGCCGGTCGCAGTGCCGTGAACGCGTGTCAGCCCAGGGGTGA